AACACTGTTTTCTTTGGAAATGATTTTGCAGGTACATCTACAGTGATACAGTCAATTTGACCGAGGAAACTGCTTCATCAGTGCTGGAAATGACTCACTATTACCAGATCACAAGCCTAGTACAAGTCTGTGCTGAGTATCTTACTACAACTATAACATCCGAGAATGCTTGCGGCACTTTAACTCTGGCTATGTTTTATGAATTAACAACCCTCCGTGATGCATGCTGCACTTTTATCGACAGAAATGCAAACAAAGTTTTGAATTCAGAAGGCTTCCTCGAACTATCAGACGAATGcctaacatatattttgaaaggaGACACATTCTACACAGGTGAGGACAACATATTTATCAAAGCTGAAAAATGGTCAAAGACAAAACTGGAAAAAAGCAACTTGGAACAGACTGGGCCAAATATCAGAAAAACTCTTGGTGCATCATTTTATTACCTTAGACTTCCCACTATGACATATCAGACCTTGATGTCATGTTCGCgcaagaaaagttatttttcagttgaaGAGTACGAGGACATTGTTGATTTCATCAATAAAATTCCTGATTCATCAGTGCAGATCAATTCATGTGTAGCGAGACTGCCAACATCTGAAACTTTGGCTTTATCTAGAGaaattctaaaaacaaatatttttgacagTAACGACAGCATATCAACATCTTTTCAAATTTCTGTTTCAAGAGATATAActcttacaaatttttttttggcaaaaatacaaaaatgttcaaaatatgaacatCAACTCTACACAAATGCATATAGTCAAACAACCTCAATATATGAACCCAGTATAAAcaatttctttcgtcaaaataattcaaaagcTCTAAAAATAATCTACCCAAGTTCTACCAAGCAAGTGCAGACACTTCAGCAAGTGCTCCCCAAAGCTCTTCCAGATGACCTTGACATTGCTATATATGGTAATTTTAAAGTTAcaagacaaaaagaaaaagaatatgaGATAAAAGTCCCAAATTCTCCAATAAAGACAACAGTCGCCAGAACTGCTGAACATAAAAATGACCTAGGTGATGACACAGAAGATGATGAAGTAACAGAGTGCGAGAATGATGTCTTAAAaactaaatgtaaaaatgatgttCCGCCTCCGGCTCCTTTAGTCGGAACAGGTGGGAACAGAGAAGAGACAGACGACAATTCATCAGATAAATTCATTTATAGTGATGGAGATGATGATTCTGACAAGGATGATGAGGAGGGCAGTGAAAGTATAATTTATGAACAAGATTTCAAGCTGCAGTCCACAGGCATTACTCAAAGAATGATCAATCTGACGAAGCCTTTGACACTGACAAAGGCTGCATCACCATACACTGTtgaaatgactttaaaatacagctgtaaaagtTGTATCAAAATGATAGCCCAGTGTACCAACGACACAAAGTCAGTAAGAAGCAAGCATGGTCATGTGCACATATATAACATTAATAATCAAGGTGGAATCAGAAGTCTtggctttgaaaatatttccaatCGTGAGTAAGATAAGGACATATTTAACACACAAGATTCTTAACTGTTGGCTTTTAGTTTTGCCTGTCAAATTGGCAATGCAACCAGCAACTAAAAACAGAATGTTTTGCAGTATCTGGTTACTTTTTCTTACTACAGAATGGACAAAACTTCTAGAACAGAGATGTAAAACAGAAATGGACATGATTCACATGAATAGACAAATACCCAAGTAAAACTGCACAAATAACATATCAGtcacataaaattgataaaaactgtTACTTTTGATTTGAACTTTGAAAAGCTTTATTAGTTGTGTACAGCATACTTAAACATAGCTTTTATCATTAATTGTATGTATATTACCTCCTTTAAACAACAAGTGTGATTTGACTTGTTTTTAGGTGTCAAGCTATTATtgttacagtatttcagttgtgtgtgtgtgcttgggtttaacgtctttttcaacatttttcagtcatataaacgactgtgtctacttgtagcagtgagcaccatgcccaactttatagtgctgcctcactggaatatcatgctgtAGACAAGTGACATGATACACCACCCAGCCACATTATACTAATACTGGGCTGACCAGccctagcactatcctctaaaTACTGAGccccaagcgaggaagctactagtaccatttttacgtctttggtaggATGTGGCCAGGGCTCGATTCCATGACCCCCCACACTCAAAgcgggtgctctaccactaggctaccaaggcagtATATTTCAATTACGTAACAGCAGTCTGttcaacctaaccagtgttcctggattctgcacctgTGCCATCTTATTCTCACAAGTACAGGTACCTgaaaacttctccacatgaatcacagTTACAGAACGTGCGACTTCTGACACATTCAGGATGGCACTTTAAACTACAAAAGTTCCTATATTTCTTACCAATACTAATAGAACTGTTTTTCACAAGAAAGTGACAAATTTCTCTGCTCCATCAATTTTGCTGTGAGTGGTATTTTATGAAATGTCATGCTGTCATGAGTTCTCTTCAACATTAATAACATTTGTAACTTACTCTATTAATTAGTAACTTATTCCACACAAATCGgaagtatttttattatacatcaTTCTATAATACACTTTATCTCCAGATAATGTATTCCCATCTTTGTCAGCAGCTTGCTTTATCCAACATAATCATCATCTATACAGTCCACTACAAAATGTATTTTGCAGAAATAACGTTCTCTACCTGTGACAGAAGGAATAtgattttctttctatttctatGGGTCttattctgttttatttcttaacaacACTGGTGTTCACCTAAATACAGCCAAACATGAGTTAAAGTCCACCTGAAGAAAGGCCACTACTATAAAACCTATTTGCCTGTTTGTAAagatcaatatttttctttaagtttgAACAGAAATAGTGTAAACTTACTTGTATTAAGTGACCAACTgtcaacaatattttttcatttcctaTGGGTAGTCTTTACACACAAGCTTGACTTTTTTGGGCAAGAGgatctttttgttgttgttgttccatTAATATAAGCAAATACCTCTCAAACAAATAATTTATCACTTCTTCCAATAAAATTGCTAAAAGGGCAAAATAAAATTGTAATCTTTGTTACAAGGATCATCAAGAAGATTGGTTAAACCCAAGATCAAAATCCCAAGTTAAAGCCCAATGTCTATTCAGATCAACAGACGGAATAAAGCAGCATACCAATTACCACATGATCTGTACAGCAAAGCTTACAAGTTATATTTACCTGGGTAAACAATTCTTTCATCAATGACCAATGGGGCTCCTCGTCAAATGcctaaaatacaaacacaaaTTGTGAGGTGTAAGGGAGATAATAAGACATTTAGAAGTTATCCaacagttatttcatttttaactacTGCAGTCATTCAGTTTTATCATGTTTCGCTGTAAGCTGTTGTTCATACGCTCAGAtcaaaaaattttctacaatgctGAATTTTATTAAACAGTCtgaccttttttttatttcagaatatacttagaaaatttagcaaataaaaaagatagggtcctGTGTTTTGATTTCAtgctaaactgatttgaaaaatttgcttctcacacaagttttcataataggAAATTCACAAATTTGATTATATTTTCGTTAAATTGTTTTTTCTACACTGtaaatttgaatgaaacttctcacagtcataaatatgatcaataatatagtgaaataaaatgtatacgtcagtgtatttgttttttatatatacgcCAATGATTTAAAGAGATCTGCACTGACTTTAAGATATTAACTGAAACAATCTGACAaaatacttgatcttctaaacgaagatctgagaatacCGGtcacccattcacattcgtcatctgtttattttggatttccgatattgctacttttattttcgcaaatctatttttatttgaaccgatcagacgacttgtttaaacaagagggccatgatggccctatatcgctcacctgttatcattgcacttgaggacaagaaggtcctcagaaaaaatatctaaatccaaaggacaggaacaacaaagggaagaaatttaaccaaaaagaagaaaaaaattattacaaggtatagatatgtcaaacaagaggaccatgatggtcctgaatcgctcacctatccccatatgacccagtgttgaactgagtatgacgtcgttatttctattatttgacaaagtgacctagtttttgagcacatgtgacctagatatcatcaagataaaaaattctgaccaattttcatgaagattcattgaaaaatatggcctctagagaggtcacaaggtttttctattatttgacctaatgacctagtttttgaaggcacgtgccCCACttataaacttgacctagatatcatcaaggtgaacattctcaccaattttcatgaagatcccgtgaaaaatatggcctctagagaggtcacaaggtttttctatttttcgacctactgacctagtttttgaccgcacatgacccaatttcgaacctgacctagatatcatcaagctgaacattctcaccaattttcatgaagatccattgagaaatatggcctctagagaggtcacaaggtttttctatttttagccctactgacctagtttttgaccccacgtgacccagtttcgaacttgacctagatatcatcaagatgaacattctgaccaatattcatgaagatcgcatgaaaaatatggcctctagagaggtcacaaggtttttctatttttagatctactgacctagtttttgaccccacgtgacccagtttcgaacttgacctagatatcatcaaggtgaacattctgaccaatattcatgaagatctcatgaaaaatatggcctctagagaggttacaaggtttttctatttttagatctactgacctagtttttaaccccacgtgacccagtttcgaacttgacctagatatcatcaaggtgaacattctgaccaattttcatgaagatccattgagaattatggcctctagagaggtcacaaggtttttctatttttagacctgctgacctagtttttgaccccacatgatccagtttcgaacttgacctagatatcatcaaggtgaacattctgaccaatattcatgaagatctcatgaaaaatatggcctctagagaggtcacaaggtttttctatttttagatctactgacctagtttttaaccccacgtgacccagtttcgaacttgacctagatatcatcaaggtgaacattctgaccaattttcatgaagatccattgagaaatatggcctctagagaggtcacaaggtttttctatttttaaacctaatgacctagtttttgaccccacgtgacccagtttcgaacttgacctagatatcatcaaggtgaacattctgaccaattttcatgaagatcttgtgaaatatatggcctctagagaggtcacaaggtttttctatttttagacctaatgacctagtttttgattgcacgtgacccagtttcgaacttgacctagatatcatcaaggggaacattctgaccaattttcataaagatcccatgaaaaacgtgacctctagagtggtcacaagcaaaagtttacgcacgcacgcacgcacggacggacgcacgcacagacgacggacgctgcgcgatcacaaaagctcatcttgtcactttgtgacaggtgagctaaaaacacctaaaaattggaggtaacatccatgttgtaccacagaaaagtggtctcggtttttccctgtggccaataataaaaaagttactaaaaataagctatttatagtaacgtaaaagggaagtaattaaaaaaaaaaatattgtaagtgaacaaaagaaggatctgccaaataaatatgttggcatattaaatgaaatttcagatcagtatcttcattagttatggagatatacccattttaattttaaacaagagatcacagactgatcttggcacccaccattgagccatttttgaatgttccaaatttcaagactagctcaaggtcaaaatcagggtcaaatttcatttcggtacagaacactgtgcatgtggtccatgcatgtctttcaaatttgaaagctgtagcttgagaaatgttaaagtaggtcactagatcaatttcaaggtcaaagttcatttcggtacacaaaactatgcatgcggtccaaatttgaaggctgtagcttgaaaaatgtgaaagtagatcactaggtcaaaatcaaggtcaaatttcattttggaacacaaaactacgcatgtggtccaaatttgaagcctgtaccttcaaaaatgtgaaagtaggtcactaggtcaatgtcaaggtcaaagtttgtttcgggacacaaacctatgcatacaatccaaatttgaaggctgtagctacagaaatgtggaagtaggtcactaggtcaagatcaaggtcaactcatatcaaggttcatcttgcttctcaaaactatacatgtggtccaaatttgaatgttgtaggttatcgacaaaaataagtttttccctatataagtctatatgaaccatgtgacccccgtggcgggaccatatttgaccctaggggaataattttaacaaacttggtagagatcaacttgatgatgctacattacaaatatcaaagccctaggctttgtggtttgaacaagaagattttcaaagtttttccctatataagtctatgtaaaccatgtgacccccaggacggggccagatttgaccctagggggataatttcaatcatcttagtggaggaccactagatgatgtcacatacaaaatatcaaagccctaggccctgtggttttggataagaggttttttaaagtttttccctatataagtctatataaacaagagctcgtcgaacacgaaatgccccccttgatgctgaccctaggggtggggccatatctgaccccagggaaataatctgaacaatcttggtagaggaccactagaatttgctacataccaaatatcaaagccctaggccctatggttttggacaagaagatcagaaaccatttaactgttcctggccaatgtaaccttgacctttgacctaatgacctcaaaatcaatagggatcattcgctggtcatggccaacctcactatcaattttcctgacactaggcccaagcgttcttgagttattgcctggaaaccattttactgttcctggtcactgtgaccttgacctttgacatactgacctcaaaatcaataggggtcatctgctggtcattaccaacctccctatcaactttcatgatcctaggcccaagtgttcttgagttatcatccggaaaccgttttactgttcagggtcactgtgaccttgacctttaacatactgacctcaaaatcaataggggtcatctgctggtcattaccaacctccctatcaactttcatgatcctaggcccaagcgttcttgagttatcatccggaaaccgttttactgttcagggtcactgtgaccttgacctttaacatactgacctcaaaatcaataggggtcatctgctgttcattaccaacctccctatcaactttcatgatcctaggcccaagtgttcttgagttatcatccggaaaccgttttactattcagggtcactgtgaccttgacctttgacatacagacctcaaaaacaataggggtcatctgctggtgatgaccaacctccctatcaactttcatgaccctaggcccaagcgttcttgagttatcatccggaaacggattggtctacattctgaccgaccgaccgaccgaccgacagaccgaccgaccgacatctgcaaaacaatatacccctcctttttcaaaggggggcataacaatgtgacccctggggcggggccatatttgaccctaggggcataatttgaacaaactcagagaaaaccactagatgatgctacattacaaatatcaaagccctaggctttgtagttt
The sequence above is a segment of the Mercenaria mercenaria strain notata chromosome 3, MADL_Memer_1, whole genome shotgun sequence genome. Coding sequences within it:
- the LOC123524307 gene encoding uncharacterized protein LOC123524307 — encoded protein: MEAAVQGQSKCWQLSKNLRDCLTELYDRSLWTDVKFRCKDHDENGKIYAHKIVLAARSSVFQAMFFGQCSDGKDEVHLDQAETKTLDVFLRYIYSDTVNLTEETASSVLEMTHYYQITSLVQVCAEYLTTTITSENACGTLTLAMFYELTTLRDACCTFIDRNANKVLNSEGFLELSDECLTYILKGDTFYTGEDNIFIKAEKWSKTKLEKSNLEQTGPNIRKTLGASFYYLRLPTMTYQTLMSCSRKKSYFSVEEYEDIVDFINKIPDSSVQINSCVARLPTSETLALSREILKTNIFDSNDSISTSFQISVSRDITLTNFFLAKIQKCSKYEHQLYTNAYSQTTSIYEPSINNFFRQNNSKALKIIYPSSTKQVQTLQQVLPKALPDDLDIAIYGNFKVTRQKEKEYEIKVPNSPIKTTVARTAEHKNDLGDDTEDDEVTECENDVLKTKCKNDVPPPAPLVGTGGNREETDDNSSDKFIYSDGDDDSDKDDEEGSESIIYEQDFKLQSTGITQRMINLTKPLTLTKAASPYTVEMTLKYSCKSCIKMIAQCTNDTKSVRSKHGHVHIYNINNQGGIRSLGFENISNRE